In the genome of Rhopalosiphum padi isolate XX-2018 chromosome 1, ASM2088224v1, whole genome shotgun sequence, the window TTTCAATATGATTGAGTGATTATTGAATTTCGGAAGGTTAATTATTGCAATAAGACTATGAACGATGAACCGCAGTCCGCAAGGATCGCACTTATCTACCTttagatataatacattttaaatatcgtttacaaattataacttataataaaaacgcAGTATTGGTGTATAGGgatatacatttaaatgcttatttaagGCTTTAAACATGTCATcacgattatatttaaaactagatTATGATGATTTTCACGTCAGTTttcttatgattatttatataggtgccattaattttatttaattaaaattagaaatataataaccaattattatttagtataataaattggaATAAAATGTGTGAATActgatttaataacaattagttttgtattataataaacctatgTGGTAGtttaaacaattacaattttaacaaaaattagttggttaatacgaaaatataaaatcattttgtattcaatatgATGAACCTTACGATTAtataatgactaaaaaaaacaattttataatattacgaattaGTTACGTATGATTAAACagatcatattttatactcattaaattacaaaaatacaataaaaaaaaataatgtaaaacttattatataaattgtttcttATAGATGTACAAAAtccattaacattttaaagtaatagaaatattatattattgttattcgcttaaaaaaattatcaagtatAAAAATCTTGTTTTGTGTATTAGTGTGGGTTAGGTTAAAATGGTTAAACACATACTACATTGTCATACTTTATgtctttatatacctatatgtgtaGACAAACATATGGTAGATTAGTAaccttgaaatataataattataaatttatacatatatatatattatattttttgttgttactatatttgtaaagtgaaaaataatattagtcattagtcattatttgTTACAACACTCCTATATCACACGATTATTAATATGGTTTTTACATccgaaacaaataaaattgcaAATCATTTTGATAacgtatctaaatattttgacattctTTAGTGAAACACGTAGTATAAGTTTCTTGAAATAGGTACtggtcttataattatttattattaattaacatggATAATGGATAGTACTTATAGTGGATAcatcataaaaacataaaaaaattatcttaaatcgttattttagattaataaaattaatttacctatttgGAATGAAACCATACTCTAAATTATACTCATTACTCATCATAAATGTCTATATGTATACAGCGAATTGACGCCGTAATATGTAATGTACATATTTACGTAACTAGACGTATAAGGGGTTGATATAAGGGGGGGGCTAATGTTGGGTTGAAGAAATTAATATCTAAAAGAAAACTcaatacatataacaattatataagttatagccTATAGATAGCTGATTTTCGAGGATTCGAGGAGTATCAACTTATTTTCGAGCGCaaggatattaatataatatttaggtataatattatatacaatttatatacaatatgtatcgAAGGGGAAGTGACCAGCCGGTGTCATATGATACTATGATAGTTGATAGTATACCTCAAGCCATGAAAAACCTCTTTAAGGAGGGAATCTaactcttttatttttttagttatgagcaatttaacttttttttttttaataaccgaACCTACCACACGTGTGGTACATTTGCTATTCAATACGGACAACTAAAATTTAACgaacatacaatataaaataaaataattgtgctGTTAATAAATCGCAATTATAACTACggtatgaaaaacatttttttccatttaaccCCTTACATAAACTGATAAACAATTCTGAGAATCTTAAGCTAATTACGCAGGGAAGCGTATTACTTTGAAATAATGGAAGATacgaaaataaacattttaaagtaattctAGGTATTAttcattagaataataaaataaaattaaaaatgtagtaaatacggttttattttgagttttatGCAATTCACTTTCAAaaatgctaattttttttttaaatttaataaaaataatttgtacattatagatttaattatgtatgttagtttataatacagtaaaattactttagaattaataaaaaattacgataaaaatCTATAGTCTTAAAAGATACAGCAGCATATGTGCGGTACATTCGGTTTTGTTTAATACAAGTTAAATTGtccataactaaaaatataaaaagttagaCCAAccttttaatggttttttatttttgtaataatttaaggtatactattatataatgctAGCCGGTATTTCCCCTTGGGGCACATGTATACTAGGCATGGTGGGTATATCACGCGTAgatctaatatatttaatgaacaattatcataataaaaaaatactttatttatgtttatgtattttccTATATAAATGCGCACATTTAATGAaagtagttattatatagttatatactgacTGGCCACTTATATCTATACTGCCTgtgcttataatatttaaacactgACAATTGTACTCTTAATATTCATGATTTATAGGTTTAGGATCACGATACTTGTGTACTCCGAAATATTTATAGTGTAGCCAAGTTGGGctatgtaagtatttaatatgtaacacATTGACacattgtacaaatataataattaatgaaacgcTATGTTTTATTAGAGTTTAATCGTTCAGAATTCCAGTCTTTAGATCATCActgaatttttataatgatataatttatagattatagctagtatgttatattttattttaatagaggAATAGATCattggaaattataaaaaaaaaatattttcttttcaaaattataatagccaataggtatatcgtattttataagaatttacaTTTATCTACAAGCtagaaatataacaatatgtacctacatacctattaaatatattataatatattttaaagcattGGTACAcctaccatataataataaaatcgttaggttaggttagaaaataaaaatatatagtcatatttacattgaaaatattattttttaattaatatgtttttacatcTAATGGAATTTAAtacttatgtaatttatattaattattaaaccttGTACACATTtcagtttttcttttgtttaattgtataatgtttgaTTATCAGGTACTGGTCTAAAATGCTACACTTGTGGCTGGTGGAGCAAAAATTGTGGTGACCCATTCATGAAAGATGATTATCTTTTAGTTGAATGTAATACTAGAGCGATTAATGATTTCAACCACGAACTAGGCAACACCCTAAATACTGCAAGTAATGCTCTACAAAATTTCGCAAATCAAGTAGGTTTCAACATCAATCATAACAACAATTTCAATTTGCCTATCATTAGTGAAGATTCAGTTGGATGCACAAAAGTAGTACTCAAACGTatgtattttagaatataattataaatttctaaactgatttttaaacttttgtttcgtttcaaagaatttaaaatatagattaacaGTTAAATTTGAAGTTTGGATTAATGTAATAAGTTGTTTCAATTAacttaaatagatttataagtAGAATTATATcctttataaagtattttattacggTTGTGCAAAgctaattatcataaaaagaaatataaatgttattgcgcttataaaaatattcaaacatgtacaaataaacagtaaatactcattattatcttgaatattattaaagttatttgacATATTAAATAACTCGAATTTCAAACGAGTAGTTagtagtaaaatttttattaattcaattttatgcaCCGAAATTCTCaggaaaatattttgctttggaatataaaattaaaaatatgtatatgtttattcaAAAGACTAAAAATTGCATACGTataattgtaaaacataataaaaacgattttattttcgaaaatcgtaataataaattatgagtttTTGCTGTTAAATGAATCGACTTTTAATATGtagatacgtatattatacatctattttaatatcacacgctcataaagtaaaatataattttgttatcttaaaattatgtcttgtgaaaataaataatcagaATATTAAGTCATTTttcggtattttattttttagaaacagGGCAATTTGAACTAACACATATGCATAtactaaattgatattataactagggtttatatttatagatattaccaaaatatgtacatacatatgtgctaaaaaacttaaaaactagtgtaattatactaatatgatttatttattaactttataccCTTATGGATACATATTATGGTACATtgataattctattaaaaaacgGTTTATTACAGtatctcaaaaattaaaaaaaatcattgatgtattaaaaaatatttgttcaacaTAATGTGTTAATTACAACTcagataatatgtatttacatttaaactGTATagctttaataaattcataacaaacaaatattgttatcgTTAATCTAATAGTTGTAACATATTTCTGTTCCCGGTACAACACACCCAAACATATCATACTTATCAAATAATACAGACGGAGAAGATATTGTACGAGTGGCTCGAGGATGCGTTTATAACAAAGCAGACTTGTGCAAAGGAATGCAAAGACTCGACGATGAGCTGAAAACCCTCAAGTACTGTGGTTCGTGCGACGACGATGGTTGTAACGGTTCTAGGTCGTTGAAGTCTTCGGCGGTCGCGATAATTTTGACTGCGATGGCCACGTGTCTATTCTATGGGCTAcagcactaataataatatcgtaatagaAACCCAAACGCAATactgttttcattaaaattgaaaagtgTACCTGATAACTATGTTTTGTTATATTGTCTTAAACTGTTAGCTTATTCAaccacacaataatattttaatttagaatacaCCCATGCATTATGTATGCACGtatgcatacattttatatacctgcggaaatgttttcattattttctttactttttacgttgtattataatattattctaaagaatatgtttacatatatattatttaaacgtagcatacctacataattattgaatgtttttgttttttatgtcaATTACCTATaggtagattataatattatatattggtacaggatttaatttttttttgcaatttattataatatacttaatgtattatatattataaatagctgtataatgtataacagtGTATACCTATTGGAtttgataatgtattatgtatgcacTAATGCACTATGCGGTAAACTGACGAaattacaattatgtatataacataactTGTGGTCTACTGCACAAAATGAATTGTTTAGCCGGTTATTCAATTATAAGGTGATAAATAAGAATAAGTTAtgtcgaatattaattatttaatacatatatttataatttataattatttacacataatttaaaattaatttaagaaaatattgtatttttgagaAACGCTTTAGAggtgatttattgttatttatatgattatacctTCCCACAAAAGTCGAGTGATTGCTGACTGTTGTACATTCTACTGATTATACCTTTTTTTGCATGTATTCGGTACGGTTTTTATACCCGGaaagaatatataaattcacTATTCAGTAGCtatttacacatttaatatttattgttgttaagtttaattaaaatgaaaaacattttcCTTCTGAATTAAGGCCAACAAGATTTGCTTAATGTCACGGACTaccatttttattagtaaatatatttatttaatacttattgaatattatcatgtattatcgtgattattgattatacctACTTTTTACGTCGGTGAAACACGATTGCGCCCACCCTAATTTTTACAAGCGAAAAAGGCAACACGATTGCGATCTAGTAATTAGCTGAATGAAGCCGTTTTACttttttacctgaaaaaaaCACATTACGATTGCGCTCGagcatataatataggtattgccTTCTAACAATTTTCCGATACACTATTTAACAATACAGTCGAACTTGGTTAACTCGAAGTTGAAGTTAAAAGTTCGAGTTAATCTAATTCGACCGTGTACTTTAATCTACTAAAATTCGATGGAATTTGTAAACGTAGTACGCATTCCAATGGTTTTATGAGATACCTACAACgtacaagtattatataataataacaaaatattaaacatttaaacttattataaaagaaCATGTTGACTGTTAGGAttaatgatacatatatatattatgttagaatattgtatataattatataaatatatacatacagagTGAGGCAAAGGTCAGTTCCTCGATTTACACAACAAAGAAACTGCGATAAATGAAATACGAAGTTTTAATGTATCGAATAATGAATGAGGTACAAAAGCTCACTGTTTAGGTTGGAACTGATGGCCATCTTTGTCGATACAACTGTGGCAACGGATGCCCACAGAACGGCATGTGCGGCGTAGGATTTCAATCTGTGTCGGGAAGTGACTTTTGCAGCAGTCAGTATATATAGACATAAAGTTATACTAAAATTGGAAAGTCTAATGTATTATAACGCATGGCCGTATACAACATTAACATATACCTAACATACaacatttcaatataatataatttatattaggtatctgTTATGTCTttctattatacaaaatgtctataaaaaatagtttcgtaaaataattaccataataatcaatttaagatttttttttatattatcattatgtataaattcTTTACACGTGGTCAATTATACGTACAATTTGCACAATAAAAAAGTCGTAGAAGGAATCGCTATTGAGTGCAAATTTGaagagaaattaatttaaaatgttgaatttgaCGTGGTGTTAAACAttaatatgtgtaattattgtgtattatgcattactaaaaataataataacttataatgttggtattattttttattagtgctgtatactttatacttactcattattatatttttttgtttttatcattacaCTGTCTACGGTATCTAAGGACATTGAAcgtaacatttttaagttttcgtacctacatattttaattacaatttttgaaataccaatgtctaggtataatattatttaatataatatgcttaaattagttacaattataaaatattttatacatcagtTAATGAGTCACTATGCATTAACTGAAATAGTGACTTCTCTAACTTGGtcaattttgtaaatagaaaaaaaactttttatacaaaaaatgtttaaaaaaaaataatctatccgaatatgtaaaaaaaaaatggtgtttCCATTTAAAGAAATGTAAGTTGTATTGCGCATGCGCACACCAAAcgtgtaaaaaaattgaaaatcatacataaatgtgtatttaggtACCCTCTAGGCcctctaaaatatttactacaatACAAGGTCATCCACCTGATATTTAGTGGTACCTTAAATCGTGATCACACTGTATATTCTGAATTTAAGACAGATGTATAAGTATTAACCTAAATGACAAAATACCTAATCATATAGTAGctttgtatgtattattgtattaaaatatttgagataTTATCTAACCTATTCCAAACTACCATTTCCTAACTATTGCCAGTGCTGATTCTGCGGTTCTATGGATTAAAATGCCTGGGCGCAATTACTAATATAAGAGCTGCCAAAAATTgctattttataagttattttatgtattaattatatatgtataatgtatatatttttcggGGTGTATGCAGTGGTGGATCTAGTATATTTGTTAACCCGGGGCAAAGTATAAAACTAATGCTCCCTCAGTCCACCTTTATTATGCCTATAACTGTTAATATATTC includes:
- the LOC132931744 gene encoding uncharacterized protein LOC132931744, with translation MKSTISILLCLIAFFGSSTGLKCYTCGWWSKNCGDPFMKDDYLLVECNTRAINDFNHELGNTLNTASNALQNFANQVGFNINHNNNFNLPIISEDSVGCTKVVLKHGEDIVRVARGCVYNKADLCKGMQRLDDELKTLKYCGSCDDDGCNGSRSLKSSAVAIILTAMATCLFYGLQH